One window from the genome of Enterobacter asburiae encodes:
- the wcaL gene encoding colanic acid biosynthesis glycosyltransferase WcaL has translation MKVGFFLLKFPLSSETFVLNQITAFIDMGYDVEIIALQKGDTQNTHAAYTQYGLEAKTRWLQDEPSGKLSKLRHRASQTLRGIYRASTWRALNVSRYGSESRNLILSAICGQTAQPYRADVFIAHFGPAGVTAAKLRELGVIDGKIATIFHGIDISSREVLNHYTPEYQQLFRRGDMMLPISDLWAGRLKNMGCPGEKIAVSRMGVDLTRFTRRPVKVPGKPLQIISVARLTEKKGLHVAIEACRQLKARGVDFHYRILGIGPWERRLRTLIEQYQLEDVVEMPGFKPSHEVKAMLDEADVFLLPSVTGADGDMEGIPVALMEAMAVGIPVVSTLHSGIPELIKSDHSGWLVPENNAMALADRLAAFSDIDQQALEPVLHNARQKVEADFNQQVINRQLASLLQTL, from the coding sequence ATGAAGGTTGGTTTCTTCTTACTGAAATTTCCGCTGTCTTCTGAAACGTTTGTCCTGAACCAAATCACCGCGTTTATCGATATGGGATATGACGTGGAGATTATCGCCCTACAAAAGGGCGATACCCAAAATACCCATGCGGCATATACCCAGTATGGGCTGGAGGCGAAAACCCGCTGGCTGCAGGATGAGCCGTCCGGGAAGCTGAGTAAGCTGCGCCACCGGGCCAGCCAGACCTTACGCGGGATCTACCGCGCGTCGACGTGGCGGGCGCTGAATGTTTCCCGCTATGGGTCCGAATCTCGCAATCTGATCCTGTCGGCCATCTGCGGGCAAACGGCGCAGCCGTATCGTGCAGACGTGTTTATCGCCCACTTTGGCCCGGCGGGCGTCACCGCCGCGAAGCTGCGCGAGCTGGGCGTGATCGACGGTAAAATTGCGACCATCTTCCACGGTATCGACATTTCCAGCCGCGAAGTTTTAAACCACTACACGCCGGAGTATCAGCAGCTTTTCCGCCGAGGCGACATGATGCTGCCGATCAGCGACCTGTGGGCCGGACGCCTGAAAAACATGGGCTGCCCGGGAGAAAAAATTGCCGTTTCGCGAATGGGCGTGGATTTAACGCGCTTCACTCGGCGTCCTGTAAAGGTGCCGGGAAAGCCGCTGCAGATCATCTCCGTTGCTCGTCTGACCGAGAAGAAAGGCCTCCATGTGGCCATTGAAGCCTGCCGCCAGCTGAAAGCGCGCGGGGTGGATTTCCACTATCGCATTCTCGGCATTGGGCCGTGGGAGCGTCGTCTGCGCACGCTTATCGAACAGTATCAGCTGGAAGATGTCGTAGAGATGCCGGGCTTCAAGCCGAGCCACGAGGTCAAGGCCATGCTCGATGAGGCGGATGTGTTTCTGCTGCCCTCGGTGACGGGCGCCGATGGCGATATGGAAGGCATTCCGGTGGCGTTGATGGAGGCGATGGCCGTAGGTATTCCTGTGGTATCAACCCTGCACAGTGGGATCCCGGAGCTGATTAAGTCTGACCATTCCGGCTGGCTGGTGCCGGAGAATAACGCAATGGCCCTTGCGGACCGATTAGCTGCCTTCAGCGACATCGACCAGCAGGCGCTGGAGCCCGTGCTCCATAATGCCCGACAAAAAGTGGAAGCCGATTTTAACCAGCAGGTGATTAACCGCCAGTTAGCGAGCCTGCTGCAAACGTTGTAA
- the rfbA gene encoding glucose-1-phosphate thymidylyltransferase RfbA translates to MKGIILAGGSGTRLYPVTLGVSKQLLPVYDKPMIYYPLSVLMLAGIKDILIITTPEDQSGFVRLLGDGSQFGINLSYAIQPNPDGLAQAFIIGENFIGQEPVCLVLGDNIFFGQGFTPKLQLASSRISGATVFGYQVMDPQRFGVVEFNSDFKAISIEEKPAQPKSNWAVTGLYFYDNNVIDIAKNIKPSARGELEITTVNEIYLNNNNLNVELLGRGFAWLDTGTHDSLIEAGSFVETVQKRQGMMVACPEEIAWRNGWLNDETLTAIGSKLAKNHYGQYLLKLVKGH, encoded by the coding sequence ATGAAGGGTATAATTCTCGCTGGTGGCTCTGGTACCAGGCTGTATCCTGTAACTTTGGGAGTATCTAAACAACTTCTTCCCGTTTATGATAAACCAATGATTTATTATCCCTTGTCCGTTTTAATGCTGGCAGGTATCAAAGATATACTTATAATAACAACACCTGAAGATCAGAGCGGTTTTGTAAGACTTTTGGGGGATGGCAGTCAATTTGGTATTAATTTGAGTTACGCTATTCAACCAAATCCTGATGGTTTGGCACAGGCTTTCATTATAGGTGAGAATTTTATTGGGCAAGAGCCAGTCTGTTTAGTACTAGGCGATAATATTTTCTTCGGACAAGGATTCACACCTAAATTACAGCTGGCGAGTAGTAGAATAAGTGGGGCAACAGTCTTCGGCTACCAAGTCATGGATCCACAGCGGTTCGGTGTGGTTGAATTTAATAGTGATTTCAAAGCAATAAGTATAGAGGAAAAACCAGCTCAGCCTAAGTCTAATTGGGCGGTGACGGGACTCTATTTTTATGACAATAACGTCATTGATATTGCAAAAAATATAAAACCGTCGGCAAGAGGCGAGTTAGAAATAACAACAGTCAATGAAATTTACCTTAACAATAATAATTTAAATGTCGAATTGTTAGGTCGCGGTTTTGCATGGCTTGATACCGGCACCCATGATAGTTTAATTGAGGCCGGAAGTTTTGTCGAAACAGTTCAAAAACGTCAGGGTATGATGGTAGCTTGTCCAGAAGAGATTGCCTGGCGAAATGGATGGTTAAATGATGAGACCCTTACGGCTATTGGTTCTAAATTAGCAAAAAACCATTATGGACAGTATTTATTAAAATTAGTAAAAGGGCATTAA
- the galF gene encoding GalU regulator GalF, which yields MINLKAVIPVAGLGMHMLPATKAIPKEMLPIVDKPMIQYIVDEIVAAGIKEIVLVTHSSKNAVENHFDTSYELEALLEQRVKRQLLAEVQSICPPGVTIMNVRQAQPLGLGHSILCARPVVGDNPFIVVLPDIIIDTASADPLRYNLAAMVARFNETGRSQVLAKRMKGDLSEYSVIQTKEPLETEGQVSRIVEFIEKPDQPQTLDSDLMAVGRYVLNADIWAELEKTEPGAWDRIQLTDAIAELAKKQSVDAMLMTGDSYDCGKKMGYMQAFVNYGLRNLKEGAKFRSRIEKLLANND from the coding sequence ATGATCAATTTGAAAGCAGTCATTCCGGTAGCAGGTTTGGGCATGCATATGCTGCCAGCCACAAAAGCCATTCCTAAAGAGATGCTGCCGATTGTCGACAAGCCAATGATTCAGTACATTGTCGACGAGATTGTTGCTGCAGGGATCAAAGAAATCGTTCTGGTTACGCACTCGTCCAAGAACGCGGTAGAAAACCACTTCGACACCTCTTACGAACTCGAAGCGTTGCTTGAGCAGCGCGTTAAGCGCCAGCTGCTGGCGGAAGTACAGTCAATCTGTCCGCCGGGCGTGACCATTATGAACGTGCGCCAGGCGCAGCCGCTGGGTCTTGGCCACTCGATTTTGTGTGCCCGTCCGGTTGTGGGTGATAATCCATTCATCGTTGTGCTGCCGGATATTATTATTGATACCGCTTCTGCCGATCCGCTGCGTTACAACCTGGCGGCAATGGTGGCACGTTTCAATGAAACGGGTCGTAGCCAGGTGTTGGCGAAACGCATGAAAGGCGATCTCTCCGAGTACTCCGTTATTCAGACTAAAGAGCCGCTGGAGACGGAAGGGCAGGTGAGCCGCATCGTTGAGTTCATTGAAAAACCGGATCAGCCACAGACGCTTGATTCGGACCTGATGGCGGTTGGTCGTTATGTTCTGAACGCAGATATCTGGGCGGAACTTGAAAAAACCGAGCCAGGCGCCTGGGACCGTATTCAACTGACCGACGCGATTGCCGAGCTAGCGAAGAAGCAGTCCGTGGACGCCATGCTGATGACCGGCGATAGCTATGACTGCGGTAAGAAAATGGGGTATATGCAGGCGTTCGTGAACTATGGGCTGCGTAACCTGAAAGAAGGGGCGAAGTTCAGAAGCCGTATTGAAAAGTTGCTGGCTAATAACGACTGA
- a CDS encoding DegT/DnrJ/EryC1/StrS family aminotransferase, translating to MIKFLDLQKINQVYHAELMSAFESVLDSGWYVMGNHLQKFESEFANYCGVKHCIGVANGLEALVLVLRAWKVMGKLQEGDEVIVPSNTYIASILAISENNLTPILVEPDVNTFNLSLENIKAAVTTKTKVILPVHLYGQISPMKEIQEYAAANNILVLEDCAQSQGAEQFKIKAGSWGDAGAFSFYPGKNLGALGDAGAITTSDDGLADTLKALRNYGSHVKYQNLYKGVNSRLDELQAALLSVKLPNLDNENKRRRDIAKKYQENITNENITLPVHPDNEVSHVWHLYVIKTVNRDSLVNYLNDQGIQTLVHYPIPPHHQKAYSEISHLSLPVSEMLHNSVLSLPISPVMTDDEVDFVIQKINGWQI from the coding sequence ATGATTAAATTTCTTGATCTTCAAAAAATAAATCAGGTTTATCATGCGGAGTTAATGAGTGCATTCGAATCTGTGTTAGATTCGGGATGGTATGTAATGGGAAATCATCTCCAAAAGTTTGAGTCTGAATTTGCTAATTACTGTGGTGTTAAACACTGTATTGGTGTAGCGAACGGCTTAGAAGCCCTGGTGTTGGTTTTACGCGCCTGGAAAGTAATGGGTAAATTGCAAGAAGGTGACGAGGTTATCGTACCATCTAATACATATATTGCTTCTATTCTTGCAATATCTGAAAATAATTTAACTCCAATACTTGTAGAACCTGATGTAAATACTTTTAACTTATCTCTAGAAAATATAAAAGCAGCTGTTACGACAAAAACAAAAGTGATCCTTCCTGTTCATCTTTACGGTCAGATTTCACCGATGAAAGAAATACAGGAATATGCTGCTGCAAACAATATATTAGTTCTTGAGGATTGTGCGCAATCACAAGGAGCTGAGCAGTTTAAAATCAAGGCAGGCAGTTGGGGGGATGCAGGTGCGTTTAGTTTCTACCCGGGGAAAAATTTAGGTGCTCTGGGTGATGCTGGTGCGATCACAACGAGTGATGATGGCTTAGCAGATACACTAAAAGCTCTTCGTAATTATGGCTCACATGTAAAATATCAAAATCTCTATAAAGGGGTAAATAGTCGACTGGATGAATTACAGGCAGCGCTTTTAAGCGTCAAATTACCAAATTTAGATAATGAAAATAAACGCAGAAGAGATATAGCTAAGAAATATCAAGAGAATATTACTAACGAAAATATTACTCTTCCAGTTCATCCTGACAATGAAGTTTCACACGTATGGCATTTATATGTTATTAAAACAGTAAATAGGGATAGTCTTGTTAACTATTTGAATGATCAGGGAATACAAACCCTTGTACACTATCCGATACCTCCTCATCATCAAAAGGCTTACTCAGAAATTTCACATTTATCCTTACCTGTCTCAGAAATGTTGCATAATTCCGTACTCTCTTTGCCAATTTCGCCAGTTATGACCGATGATGAGGTCGACTTTGTCATTCAAAAAATAAATGGATGGCAAATTTGA
- a CDS encoding NAD-dependent epimerase/dehydratase family protein, with product MNDKVLFIGASGFVGTRLIEISKAEFDVTNFDKQQSHFYPDITVSGDVRNQEQLDHALAGFDTVVLLAAEHRDDVSPTSLYYDVNVQGTRNVLAAMEKNNVKNIIFTSSVAVYGLNKVNPDESHPHDPFNHYGKSKWQAEEVLREWFNKAPEERSLTIVRPTVIFGERNRGNVFNLLKQIAGGKFAMVGAGTNYKSMAYVGNIVEFIKFRLSNVKPGYDVYNYVDKPDLNMNQLVAEVEKSLSKKIPSVHLPYPLGMLGGYCFDILSKVTGKKYAISSVRVKKFCATTQFDATKVHTSGFKAPYTLSQGLDRTLKYEFVHEKKDDITFVSE from the coding sequence ATGAACGATAAAGTTTTGTTTATTGGCGCGTCCGGTTTCGTTGGGACTCGTTTGATCGAGATTTCTAAGGCTGAGTTTGATGTCACCAACTTCGACAAACAGCAAAGCCATTTCTACCCTGACATTACTGTTTCCGGGGATGTGCGCAATCAGGAGCAACTCGATCACGCTCTTGCCGGTTTCGACACGGTGGTATTACTCGCTGCCGAGCATCGTGATGATGTTAGCCCAACCTCGCTCTACTATGATGTAAACGTTCAGGGGACACGTAACGTACTGGCAGCTATGGAAAAAAATAATGTTAAGAACATTATTTTTACCAGCTCAGTTGCCGTTTATGGTCTCAATAAAGTCAATCCTGATGAATCCCACCCGCACGATCCTTTTAACCACTATGGTAAAAGTAAGTGGCAGGCGGAAGAGGTACTGCGCGAATGGTTCAACAAAGCTCCAGAAGAGCGATCTCTGACAATTGTTCGCCCAACGGTCATTTTTGGTGAACGCAATCGAGGCAATGTCTTCAATCTTCTTAAGCAAATTGCGGGTGGAAAATTCGCAATGGTAGGTGCCGGAACTAACTATAAGTCTATGGCTTATGTCGGTAATATTGTTGAGTTTATCAAATTCCGATTGAGCAACGTCAAACCTGGCTACGACGTATACAACTATGTCGATAAACCCGATCTGAATATGAATCAGCTGGTTGCCGAGGTAGAAAAGAGCCTTAGCAAAAAAATCCCATCAGTTCATCTCCCTTACCCTTTAGGGATGCTTGGAGGTTATTGCTTTGATATTCTTAGCAAAGTTACCGGAAAGAAGTATGCGATAAGTTCCGTACGTGTCAAAAAATTCTGTGCCACCACTCAGTTTGATGCCACGAAAGTGCACACCTCAGGTTTTAAAGCGCCTTATACCTTATCTCAAGGGCTGGACCGTACGTTGAAGTATGAGTTCGTTCATGAGAAGAAAGATGACATCACGTTCGTTTCTGAGTAA
- a CDS encoding O-antigen translocase, which translates to MANLNFAKVTIFSGILTLLRLLCGFAISKVVAIYTGPVGIAGLGQLQNLVTFINGFVSSQVSQGINRYSAENKNDYESAKYYWRAALKLSVVACLFIICLGCILSSNISMLLFSTKAYYWIVILALIVVPLNVINNIFLGVLNGLGDHYRFFVANGCAVVFSAISMMLLVYLFGLKGALIAAALNNAIAGLWLVFVVMKCDWFKYHFWVGKTTSSHISEMRNYFFMGIIGALTGPVSLILVRTILTKDFSAEYAGYWQSVSKLSEAYLAVLTTALTVYYFPKTAAAKTVKEHISVLKTGSLIVIPFACMFAMSIFWGKEYILKILFSSEFIAAKQLFLFQNLGDVFRITSWLFATVLLAKGYFKINAILEITFSILFPLLTWGLTKYFSFTGVSIAYCITYLGYLIVSILIYIAHIKRLQKVSDIA; encoded by the coding sequence ATGGCAAATTTGAATTTTGCAAAAGTAACTATTTTTAGCGGAATATTGACACTTCTGCGACTATTATGCGGTTTCGCGATATCAAAAGTTGTTGCAATATATACAGGTCCAGTGGGGATTGCGGGATTAGGGCAATTACAAAATCTGGTGACGTTCATAAATGGTTTTGTATCCTCTCAGGTTTCTCAGGGGATAAACAGATATTCCGCAGAAAATAAAAATGATTATGAAAGTGCAAAATACTACTGGAGAGCTGCCTTAAAGCTCTCTGTAGTAGCATGCCTGTTTATCATTTGCTTGGGGTGCATTCTATCAAGTAATATATCAATGCTTTTATTTTCAACGAAAGCTTATTATTGGATAGTCATACTTGCTTTGATTGTTGTACCGCTAAATGTTATAAATAATATATTCTTGGGTGTGCTCAATGGTCTTGGAGACCATTATAGGTTTTTTGTTGCTAATGGATGTGCTGTTGTTTTTTCTGCCATCTCTATGATGTTATTGGTATATCTTTTTGGGTTAAAGGGAGCATTGATTGCTGCGGCATTGAATAATGCAATTGCAGGCCTATGGCTTGTATTTGTAGTCATGAAATGCGATTGGTTCAAATATCATTTCTGGGTTGGTAAAACAACCTCGTCTCATATATCTGAAATGAGAAATTATTTTTTCATGGGCATAATTGGCGCACTGACCGGCCCTGTATCTCTCATTCTAGTGAGGACTATTTTAACCAAAGATTTTTCAGCAGAATATGCTGGCTATTGGCAGTCTGTATCGAAGTTATCTGAAGCTTACCTGGCAGTCCTGACAACCGCACTAACTGTATATTATTTCCCCAAAACAGCAGCCGCCAAGACAGTTAAAGAACATATTTCTGTTTTAAAAACAGGCAGTCTCATTGTTATTCCCTTTGCCTGCATGTTTGCTATGAGTATATTTTGGGGTAAAGAATATATATTGAAGATATTATTCAGTTCGGAATTTATTGCAGCAAAACAATTGTTCTTATTTCAGAATTTGGGTGATGTTTTCAGAATAACAAGTTGGTTATTTGCAACAGTGTTATTAGCTAAGGGATATTTTAAGATTAATGCTATACTGGAGATCACATTTTCAATCTTATTTCCCTTATTAACGTGGGGGTTAACAAAGTATTTCTCATTTACTGGGGTAAGCATTGCATACTGTATAACCTATTTAGGTTATTTAATAGTTTCTATACTTATATATATTGCTCATATTAAGAGGCTACAAAAGGTTAGTGATATAGCATGA
- the wcaM gene encoding colanic acid biosynthesis protein WcaM — protein MLKKITRRTFVSSLSVLAATPLLSSRIARAAAGRTVSVNQYNNNDWIAAFKQAFNDGDTVVVPAGLTCENINTGIFIPDGKTLLIRGALTGNGRGRFVLQEGSKVIGEGAGRTENITLDVRGSDCVIKGLAMSGFGPVTQIYIGGKKPSVMRNLLIDNISVSQANYAILRQGFHNQVDGARITNSKFSHLQGDAIEWNVAINDRNILISDHVIDNINCTNGKINWGIGIGLAGSTYDNDYPEKQTVKNFVVANITGSNCRQLVHVENGKHFVIRNIKAKNITPDFSKKAGIDNATVAIYGCDNFIIDNVDMVDSAGMLIGYGVIKGDYLSIPQNFKLNNIHLDNRQLAYKLRGIQISSGNATSFVAITNVEMQRATLELHNKPQHLFLRNINVMQEAAVGPALKINFDLRKDVRGKFMAKDETLLSLANIKAVNEKGQSSVDIDRVDQQVVNAERLNFALPSFRK, from the coding sequence ATGCTGAAAAAGATTACCCGACGCACCTTTGTCTCTTCTTTGTCCGTTCTGGCGGCCACGCCGCTGCTGTCGTCACGCATTGCGCGGGCGGCAGCCGGAAGAACGGTCTCTGTTAATCAGTACAATAATAACGACTGGATCGCCGCCTTTAAGCAGGCGTTTAATGACGGCGACACCGTCGTTGTCCCTGCCGGGCTTACCTGCGAAAACATCAATACGGGCATTTTCATTCCCGATGGTAAAACGCTGCTGATCCGCGGGGCGTTAACCGGCAACGGGCGCGGCCGCTTTGTTCTGCAGGAAGGCAGCAAAGTAATAGGCGAAGGTGCTGGTCGCACGGAGAACATTACGCTCGACGTTCGCGGCTCTGACTGCGTCATCAAAGGGCTGGCCATGAGCGGTTTTGGCCCGGTGACGCAGATCTACATCGGCGGCAAGAAACCGAGCGTGATGCGCAATTTGCTGATTGATAACATCAGCGTAAGCCAGGCCAACTACGCCATCCTGCGCCAGGGTTTCCACAATCAGGTGGATGGCGCCCGCATCACCAACAGCAAATTTAGCCATCTGCAGGGGGATGCGATCGAGTGGAACGTCGCCATCAACGATCGCAATATCCTGATCTCCGATCATGTCATCGACAACATCAACTGCACCAACGGCAAGATCAACTGGGGCATCGGCATTGGCCTCGCCGGCAGCACCTACGATAACGACTATCCGGAGAAGCAAACCGTCAAGAACTTCGTGGTGGCCAACATCACCGGCAGCAACTGTCGCCAGTTAGTGCATGTTGAAAACGGTAAGCATTTTGTTATCCGCAATATTAAGGCCAAAAATATTACTCCCGACTTCAGTAAAAAGGCGGGAATTGATAACGCCACGGTGGCTATTTATGGCTGTGATAATTTCATTATTGATAATGTCGATATGGTTGACAGTGCCGGAATGTTAATCGGCTATGGGGTGATAAAAGGCGATTATTTGTCCATCCCGCAGAACTTTAAGCTCAATAATATCCACCTCGATAATCGCCAGCTTGCGTATAAATTGCGCGGAATACAGATTTCATCCGGTAACGCCACCTCGTTTGTGGCGATAACCAACGTGGAAATGCAGCGTGCAACGCTGGAATTACACAACAAGCCGCAACATCTTTTCTTACGCAACATCAATGTGATGCAGGAAGCCGCTGTGGGGCCTGCCCTGAAGATTAACTTCGACCTGCGCAAGGATGTGCGGGGTAAATTCATGGCGAAAGACGAGACCCTGCTGTCGCTGGCGAACATAAAAGCTGTGAATGAGAAGGGGCAGAGTTCGGTGGATATTGACAGGGTCGACCAGCAGGTGGTGAATGCGGAAAGGCTGAACTTTGCGCTTCCTTCCTTCAGAAAGTAA
- a CDS encoding glycosyltransferase family A protein, translating to MSEEYPYKCSVITPVYNEERNINAFLNMLCEIYDPQIQFVLIDDGSTDKTFEIISNDSFIRNNKNIRVISKKNGGAAEARLVGINNSESNFIVFCDCDDKLDQFSIKKALAEFENNKEIDLALFDYYVCSTQKEPTRFNYTIQNWPISGYTAFENTISLWGIHAFGIYRKETILAGYNAIKNIAGGLANNVNDDELIARMAMLNARKITLSEGKYYYAENTLSTTRRVNRNLFKMAFTAQRLADIITDTPSLSLLIPAVHLYMIRVATNLTIKRSLWRKKINNKSEWDLAVSSLIQKVKLKNIIEITKHNKKLLTWSLFKFMVLKAIYGFRNVKP from the coding sequence ATGAGTGAAGAATATCCATATAAATGTTCAGTCATAACACCAGTATATAATGAAGAGCGAAATATTAATGCTTTTCTAAACATGCTGTGTGAAATATATGACCCTCAAATACAGTTCGTACTCATTGATGATGGTTCTACTGATAAAACATTTGAGATCATCTCTAATGACTCTTTTATACGTAATAATAAAAATATCAGGGTTATTAGCAAAAAAAATGGAGGTGCTGCAGAGGCGCGCCTTGTAGGGATTAATAACTCCGAAAGTAATTTTATTGTTTTTTGTGATTGCGATGACAAACTTGATCAATTTTCTATAAAAAAAGCATTGGCCGAATTTGAGAACAATAAAGAAATTGATCTGGCTTTATTTGATTATTATGTGTGTTCTACTCAAAAGGAGCCCACACGTTTTAACTACACAATTCAAAATTGGCCGATTTCTGGATATACTGCATTCGAGAATACAATTTCGTTATGGGGTATTCATGCGTTTGGTATATATCGGAAAGAGACGATTCTGGCTGGCTATAATGCAATCAAAAATATTGCTGGAGGTTTAGCTAATAATGTCAATGATGATGAGTTAATAGCTCGGATGGCTATGTTAAATGCCCGAAAAATTACTCTATCTGAAGGGAAGTATTATTATGCAGAAAACACACTTTCAACAACCAGAAGAGTTAATAGAAATTTGTTTAAAATGGCATTTACAGCTCAACGATTAGCAGACATCATCACCGATACTCCATCATTAAGCTTGTTAATTCCTGCCGTTCATTTGTATATGATCAGAGTTGCTACTAATTTAACAATAAAAAGGTCCCTCTGGCGAAAAAAAATAAATAATAAAAGTGAATGGGACCTGGCGGTTTCCAGTTTAATTCAGAAAGTTAAGCTTAAAAATATAATAGAAATTACTAAGCATAATAAAAAATTACTAACTTGGTCTCTCTTCAAGTTTATGGTACTTAAGGCTATATATGGATTTCGAAATGTTAAACCATGA
- a CDS encoding sugar 3,4-ketoisomerase, whose translation MNLIQLNKKGDDRGALVVIEQEKDIPLDIKRVYYMFDTTPGVRRGFHAHKKLTQIAVPVKGSCKFLLDDGKQVEHVLLDSPTVGLIIEPMVWHEMYDFSDDCVLMVLADDYYDESDYIRDYASFKAITDLKN comes from the coding sequence ATGAATTTGATTCAGCTAAACAAAAAAGGTGATGACAGGGGTGCATTGGTAGTTATTGAGCAAGAAAAAGACATACCGCTTGATATCAAGCGGGTCTACTACATGTTTGATACGACACCAGGCGTCAGAAGAGGCTTTCATGCCCATAAAAAACTAACGCAAATAGCTGTTCCTGTTAAGGGATCTTGTAAGTTCTTGCTTGATGATGGAAAACAAGTTGAGCATGTGCTTTTGGATTCACCGACGGTTGGATTAATAATCGAACCCATGGTTTGGCATGAAATGTATGATTTCAGCGACGATTGTGTCTTAATGGTTCTGGCCGATGATTATTATGATGAAAGTGATTATATTCGAGACTATGCTTCTTTCAAAGCGATCACTGACCTCAAAAATTAA
- the rfbB gene encoding dTDP-glucose 4,6-dehydratase: MKILVTGGAGFIGSAVVRHIIKNTQDDVVNVDKLTYAGNLESLSEVSESDRYAFEHADICDKDAMDRIFAKHKPDAVMHLAAESHVDRSITGPAAFIETNIVGTYVLLEAARAYWSTLDEQAKKTFRFHHISTDEVYGDLPHPDEHPESTELPLFTETTAYAPSSPYSASKASSDHLVRAWLRTYGFPTIVTNCSNNYGPYHFPEKLIPLVILNALEGKALPIYGKGDQIRDWLYVEDHARALYTVVTQGKPGETYNIGGHNEKQNLDVVHTICDLLDEIVPKGTSYRSQIRYVADRPGHDRRYAIDAHKIAEELGWKPQETFYSGIRKTVEWYLNNQGWINNVKSGAYTSWLSKQYGDNE, from the coding sequence GTGAAAATTCTTGTGACGGGCGGTGCCGGCTTTATCGGCTCAGCAGTTGTACGACATATTATTAAAAATACCCAGGACGACGTCGTCAATGTGGATAAGCTGACCTATGCCGGTAATCTTGAGTCGCTTAGTGAAGTCAGCGAAAGCGACCGCTATGCCTTTGAACATGCAGATATTTGCGACAAAGACGCTATGGATCGCATTTTCGCAAAACACAAGCCTGATGCGGTGATGCACCTGGCAGCTGAAAGTCACGTCGATCGTTCAATTACCGGCCCGGCTGCGTTTATCGAAACCAATATCGTCGGCACCTATGTGCTTCTGGAAGCCGCTCGAGCGTACTGGTCTACGTTGGATGAGCAGGCGAAGAAAACGTTTCGTTTCCATCACATCTCTACCGACGAAGTGTATGGTGATTTACCGCATCCTGATGAACATCCGGAATCAACTGAGCTGCCACTCTTCACAGAAACCACCGCGTATGCACCAAGCAGCCCGTATTCAGCGTCGAAAGCCTCCAGTGACCATCTCGTGCGTGCCTGGCTTCGTACCTACGGTTTCCCGACTATCGTCACCAACTGTTCGAATAACTACGGCCCGTACCATTTCCCGGAAAAACTGATCCCGTTGGTTATTCTGAATGCGCTGGAAGGTAAAGCTCTGCCAATTTACGGTAAAGGCGATCAAATCCGTGACTGGCTGTATGTAGAAGATCATGCGCGTGCACTCTACACCGTTGTCACTCAAGGGAAACCGGGTGAAACGTACAACATTGGCGGCCATAACGAGAAGCAGAACCTGGACGTGGTCCATACGATTTGCGATCTGTTGGATGAAATTGTACCTAAAGGGACATCTTACCGCAGTCAGATCCGTTATGTAGCTGATCGCCCAGGCCATGACAGAAGATATGCAATCGATGCGCACAAAATAGCTGAAGAATTAGGCTGGAAACCACAAGAGACTTTTTACAGTGGCATTCGTAAAACGGTTGAATGGTATCTCAATAATCAAGGGTGGATTAATAATGTGAAAAGTGGTGCTTACACATCTTGGTTATCAAAACAATATGGAGATAATGAATGA